The following coding sequences lie in one Nonomuraea muscovyensis genomic window:
- a CDS encoding Xaa-Pro dipeptidyl-peptidase yields the protein MHPRKVLAVPLVAALVLTLTATAPARADVPAIKVADNATQPVFSRAEAVRQTVYVEVAGTDSDGDGRPDRVAVDVLRPKETEQGLKVPVIMEASPYYAGGNDVVNHVVDVDEHGNPLPGLRSLAGQKLLPEPFDGYYDNYFVPRGYAIALVENLGSGRATGCPTTGDRNETAGPKAAIDWLNGRANGFTAEGEPVTAAWSTGKVGMIGVSYNGTLPNAVAATGVEGLETIVPIAAISSWYDYYRANGGVVAPGGFQGEDADVLAKYVLTRADGERVCAPVIEHLTAAQDRITGDYSSFWDARNYLNDVRRVKAAVFVVHGLNDWNVKTKQFAQWWYALAEQRVPRKLWLHQGTHMNPFSLRTAEWLRQLHGWFDHWLHGIDSGVMREPQADVETAPGTWERHRSWPVPGTRPIRLRLGAGASLGLLPRPLSSRESFADQKTRTAEQLAESAPAPDPHRLAYLTTALPSDVRVSGTPAVTVRASLRDGASPYLTALLVDYGTDVRPTGALVATGETLCYGQGVPGDTGCTALRRLATAETPYKIVTRGWLDVRNRQRPDRTDPVRPGREHTFTWDLQPTDHVFKKGHRLGLVILSTDRDYTLRYPEGTKITVSPARSSLTLPLTVGHLL from the coding sequence ATGCATCCTCGCAAGGTCCTCGCCGTACCGCTGGTCGCGGCGCTCGTCCTCACGCTGACCGCGACGGCGCCCGCGCGCGCCGACGTGCCGGCGATCAAGGTGGCGGACAACGCCACCCAGCCGGTCTTCTCCCGGGCCGAAGCCGTCAGGCAGACGGTCTACGTCGAGGTGGCCGGAACCGACAGCGACGGCGACGGCCGTCCCGACCGCGTCGCCGTGGACGTCCTGCGCCCCAAGGAGACCGAGCAGGGGCTCAAGGTCCCCGTGATCATGGAGGCGAGCCCGTACTACGCGGGCGGCAACGACGTCGTCAACCACGTCGTGGACGTCGACGAGCACGGCAACCCGCTGCCCGGCCTGCGTTCCCTCGCCGGGCAGAAGCTCCTCCCCGAGCCGTTCGACGGGTACTACGACAACTACTTCGTGCCGCGCGGCTACGCGATCGCCCTCGTGGAGAACCTCGGCAGCGGACGCGCCACCGGCTGCCCCACCACCGGCGACCGCAACGAGACCGCGGGCCCCAAGGCCGCGATCGACTGGCTGAACGGCCGCGCCAACGGCTTCACCGCCGAGGGCGAGCCGGTCACCGCCGCCTGGTCCACCGGCAAGGTCGGCATGATCGGCGTCTCCTACAACGGCACCCTGCCCAACGCCGTCGCCGCCACCGGCGTCGAGGGCCTGGAGACGATCGTGCCGATCGCGGCGATCTCCTCCTGGTACGACTACTACCGGGCCAACGGCGGCGTGGTGGCGCCGGGTGGCTTCCAGGGCGAGGACGCCGACGTGCTGGCCAAGTACGTGCTGACCCGCGCCGACGGCGAGCGGGTGTGCGCCCCGGTCATCGAGCACCTCACGGCCGCGCAGGACCGCATCACCGGCGACTACAGCTCCTTCTGGGACGCCCGCAACTACCTCAACGACGTCCGCAGGGTGAAGGCCGCCGTCTTCGTGGTGCACGGGCTCAACGACTGGAACGTCAAGACCAAGCAGTTCGCCCAGTGGTGGTACGCCCTGGCCGAGCAGCGGGTGCCGCGCAAGCTCTGGCTGCACCAGGGCACCCACATGAACCCCTTCAGCCTGCGCACCGCCGAGTGGCTGCGCCAGTTGCACGGGTGGTTCGACCACTGGCTGCACGGCATCGACAGCGGCGTCATGCGCGAGCCGCAGGCGGACGTCGAGACGGCGCCCGGCACGTGGGAGCGGCACCGCTCGTGGCCCGTCCCGGGCACCCGGCCGATCCGCCTCCGGCTCGGCGCCGGCGCCTCGCTCGGCCTGCTCCCCCGCCCGCTCTCGTCCCGGGAGTCGTTCGCGGACCAGAAGACCCGCACCGCCGAGCAGCTGGCCGAGTCGGCACCCGCCCCGGATCCCCACCGCCTGGCCTACCTCACCACCGCCCTCCCCTCCGACGTCCGCGTCTCCGGCACGCCCGCGGTGACCGTACGGGCCTCGCTGCGTGACGGGGCGTCGCCGTACCTGACGGCGCTCCTGGTGGACTACGGCACGGACGTCCGCCCGACCGGCGCCCTCGTCGCCACCGGCGAGACTCTCTGCTACGGCCAGGGGGTCCCCGGCGACACCGGCTGCACCGCCCTGCGCCGCCTGGCCACCGCCGAGACCCCGTACAAGATCGTCACCCGCGGCTGGCTCGACGTCCGCAACCGCCAGCGCCCCGACCGCACCGACCCCGTCCGGCCGGGCCGCGAACACACCTTCACCTGGGACCTCCAGCCGACGGACCACGTCTTCAAGAAGGGTCACCGGCTCGGGCTGGTGATCCTGTCCACGGACCGGGACTACACGCTCCGCTACCCGGAGGGCACCAAGATCACCGTCTCACCGGCCCGCTCCTCCCTCACCCTTCCCCTCACCGTCGGCCACCTCCTCTGA
- a CDS encoding BMP family lipoprotein, whose product MLSKRFGRMAVGTVAGAMLMAAAACGSGNTGGDTSASAQPSAGAGSDAPKAGALKVGLAFDIGGRGDKSFNDAAYAGLEKAKTELGADIKELSPASDGSNRGELLRQLADAGYNPIIGVGFAYGEDIKKVAEEYTDIQFAVVDSASNAPNVTGLLFAEEQGSYLAGVAAATKSESGHVGFVGGVENDLIKKFEAGFAAGVKSVKADAKIDVKYLTPDGDFSGFKAPDKGKVAAEKMYQDGADIVYHASGDSGLGVFQAAAAAKKKAIGVDSDQRQTIKETDLQSVIMTSMLKRVDVGVFEYIKAFQGGAKGGSNVTYDLKVDGVGLATTGGEIDDIKDKLDTAKKDIVDGKITVPAKP is encoded by the coding sequence TTGCTCAGCAAGCGATTCGGCAGGATGGCGGTCGGCACCGTGGCCGGCGCCATGCTCATGGCGGCCGCGGCCTGCGGTAGCGGCAACACGGGTGGCGACACCTCGGCGAGTGCCCAGCCCAGCGCGGGGGCCGGCAGCGACGCGCCGAAGGCGGGTGCTCTCAAGGTCGGTCTCGCCTTCGACATCGGCGGGCGCGGCGACAAGTCGTTCAACGACGCCGCCTACGCGGGCCTGGAGAAGGCCAAGACCGAGCTGGGCGCGGACATCAAGGAGCTGAGCCCGGCCTCCGACGGCAGCAACCGAGGCGAGCTGCTGCGCCAGCTCGCCGACGCGGGCTACAACCCGATCATCGGCGTCGGCTTCGCCTACGGCGAGGACATCAAGAAGGTCGCCGAGGAGTACACCGACATCCAGTTCGCGGTCGTGGACTCCGCCTCCAACGCGCCGAACGTGACGGGCCTGCTGTTCGCCGAGGAGCAGGGCTCCTACCTGGCGGGCGTCGCCGCGGCGACGAAGTCGGAGAGCGGCCACGTCGGCTTCGTCGGCGGTGTCGAGAACGACCTGATCAAGAAGTTCGAGGCGGGGTTCGCGGCCGGCGTCAAGTCGGTCAAGGCGGATGCCAAGATCGACGTCAAGTACCTCACGCCCGACGGTGACTTCAGCGGCTTCAAGGCTCCCGACAAGGGCAAGGTCGCGGCCGAGAAGATGTACCAGGACGGCGCCGACATCGTCTACCACGCCTCCGGCGACTCCGGCCTCGGCGTCTTCCAGGCGGCAGCCGCGGCCAAGAAGAAGGCCATCGGCGTCGACTCCGACCAGCGCCAGACCATCAAGGAGACCGACCTGCAGTCGGTCATCATGACCTCGATGCTCAAGCGCGTGGACGTCGGCGTGTTCGAGTACATCAAGGCCTTCCAGGGCGGCGCCAAGGGCGGCAGCAACGTCACCTACGACCTGAAGGTCGACGGCGTGGGCCTGGCCACCACCGGTGGCGAGATCGACGACATCAAGGACAAGCTCGACACGGCCAAGAAGGACATCGTCGACGGCAAGATCACGGTTCCGGCGAAGCCGTAA
- a CDS encoding ABC transporter ATP-binding protein — translation MRNGERPVNTEALATAPPAVRLEGITKRFPGVVANHDIRITVEPGTVHAIVGENGAGKSTLMKILYGMQKPDEGTISVNGEERSFRTPSDAIAAGIGMVHQHFMLADNFTVLENIVLGAEPTTIGVLDRAGARRRIEALASGHGLHVDPDRLVEDLGVGDRQRVEILKVLYRGARILILDEPTAVLVPQEVEELFANLRELKAGGLTVIFISHKLDEVLSIADAITVIRRGTTVASVDPREVNARQLAELMVGSELPTPETRESTVTDTVELKVSGLTMEAEGFRPAPKGVPVAQYVDRLRQEGRRLLLDDVSFEIHRGEILGIAGVEGNGQSELIEAIMGIRPVHGEITLGDEDISGWTTLRRREAGIGYIPEDRHRQGLLLEASLWENRVLGHQTRKPARKGPWIDRRASKADTARIIEEYDVRTPGVDTLALALSGGNQQKLIVGREMSGEPRFLIAAHPTRGVDVGAQAAIWDHLRNARAAGLAVLLISADLDELIGLSDTLRVIYRGRLVARLDPSDVTPERLGGYMTGAITGTEET, via the coding sequence ATGAGGAACGGTGAGCGACCAGTGAACACCGAGGCCCTCGCCACGGCGCCACCCGCCGTGCGGCTGGAGGGCATCACCAAGCGCTTCCCCGGCGTCGTCGCCAACCACGACATCCGCATCACCGTCGAACCCGGCACGGTGCACGCGATCGTGGGCGAGAACGGCGCGGGCAAGTCGACCCTGATGAAGATCCTGTACGGCATGCAGAAGCCGGACGAGGGCACCATCAGCGTCAACGGCGAGGAGAGGTCGTTCCGCACGCCGAGCGACGCGATCGCGGCGGGCATCGGCATGGTGCACCAGCACTTCATGCTGGCCGACAACTTCACCGTGCTGGAGAACATCGTCCTCGGCGCCGAGCCGACGACGATCGGCGTGCTCGACAGGGCCGGCGCCCGCCGGCGCATCGAGGCGCTGGCGAGCGGCCACGGCCTGCACGTGGACCCCGACCGGCTGGTGGAGGACCTCGGCGTCGGCGACCGCCAGCGCGTGGAGATCCTCAAGGTGCTCTACCGGGGCGCCCGCATCCTCATCCTCGACGAGCCGACCGCGGTGCTCGTGCCGCAGGAGGTCGAGGAGCTCTTCGCGAACCTGCGCGAGCTCAAGGCGGGCGGCCTGACCGTCATCTTCATCTCGCACAAGCTGGACGAGGTGCTGAGCATCGCCGACGCGATCACCGTGATCCGGCGCGGCACCACGGTCGCCAGCGTGGACCCTCGCGAGGTCAACGCCCGGCAGCTCGCCGAGCTGATGGTCGGCAGCGAGCTGCCGACGCCCGAGACCCGCGAGTCCACGGTGACCGACACGGTGGAGCTGAAGGTGTCCGGCCTGACCATGGAGGCCGAGGGGTTCCGGCCCGCGCCGAAGGGCGTCCCGGTCGCCCAGTACGTGGACCGGCTGCGACAGGAGGGCCGGCGGCTGCTCCTGGACGACGTGTCGTTCGAGATCCACCGCGGCGAGATCCTCGGCATCGCCGGTGTCGAGGGCAACGGCCAGTCGGAGCTGATCGAGGCCATCATGGGCATCCGGCCCGTGCACGGCGAGATCACGCTGGGCGACGAGGACATCAGCGGCTGGACCACGCTCAGGCGCCGCGAGGCGGGCATCGGCTACATCCCCGAGGACCGCCACCGCCAGGGCCTGCTGCTGGAGGCGTCGCTGTGGGAGAACCGCGTGCTCGGCCACCAGACCAGGAAGCCGGCCCGCAAGGGTCCCTGGATCGACCGGCGCGCCTCGAAGGCCGACACCGCGCGCATCATCGAGGAGTACGACGTCCGCACACCCGGCGTCGACACCCTGGCCCTCGCCCTGTCGGGCGGCAACCAGCAGAAGCTGATCGTGGGCCGCGAGATGAGCGGCGAGCCGCGCTTCCTCATCGCCGCCCACCCCACCCGCGGCGTGGACGTCGGCGCGCAGGCCGCCATCTGGGACCACCTGCGCAACGCCCGCGCGGCCGGGCTGGCCGTGCTGCTGATCTCGGCCGACCTGGACGAGCTGATCGGCCTGTCCGACACGCTGCGGGTGATCTACCGCGGGCGGCTCGTCGCCCGGCTCGACCCGTCCGACGTCACGCCGGAGCGGCTGGGCGGCTACATGACCGGCGCCATCACCGGCACTGAGGAGACGTGA
- a CDS encoding ABC transporter permease, translated as MPAGLYRALLTVAGAMVAIVLAVAISSVAISAAGASPQAAFAALFNFGETERAVVNGITQMINRAVPLFIAGLAVAVGFRMNLFNIGVEGQYRIAAICAAYVGTLFTAPAPIQILVIIVVAAAVGGLYALIPALMKVGRGVNEVISTIMLNYIAINLAAFLVRGPFTGTRAEGQLTTSTPTLPESAWFPNLNVLFEMLGLPAPRGGGLWGFLVVAILLGVGVWVLLERTRFGFEVKASGLNASAALASGVNPKKMVISAMVLSGAIAGLIGLPEILGDKHNFGSNFTPGLGFLGIAVALLGRNRPAGIAVAALLFGFLDRAQGPLQFANVPPSVIAIMQGVIVLLVVVANEITSRMALRREERRAAQQLGRNTPVEVAA; from the coding sequence ATGCCCGCAGGGCTCTACCGGGCGTTGCTCACCGTCGCAGGCGCCATGGTCGCGATCGTGCTGGCGGTCGCGATCTCCAGCGTCGCGATCAGCGCGGCGGGCGCCAGCCCGCAGGCCGCGTTCGCGGCGCTGTTCAACTTCGGCGAGACCGAGCGGGCGGTGGTCAACGGCATCACCCAGATGATCAACCGTGCGGTCCCGCTGTTCATCGCCGGTCTGGCCGTGGCCGTCGGCTTCCGGATGAACCTCTTCAACATCGGTGTGGAGGGCCAGTACCGGATCGCGGCGATCTGCGCCGCCTACGTCGGCACGCTGTTCACCGCGCCCGCCCCGATCCAGATCCTGGTGATCATCGTGGTGGCGGCGGCGGTCGGCGGGCTCTACGCGCTGATCCCGGCGCTGATGAAGGTCGGCAGGGGGGTGAACGAGGTCATCTCCACGATCATGCTGAACTACATCGCCATCAACCTGGCGGCCTTCCTCGTGCGCGGCCCGTTCACCGGCACGCGGGCGGAGGGGCAGCTCACCACCAGTACGCCGACCCTGCCGGAGTCGGCCTGGTTCCCCAACCTGAACGTCCTGTTCGAGATGCTCGGCCTGCCCGCGCCGCGCGGCGGCGGGCTGTGGGGCTTCCTGGTCGTGGCGATCCTGCTCGGCGTGGGCGTCTGGGTGCTGCTGGAGCGGACCCGCTTCGGCTTCGAGGTCAAGGCCAGCGGCCTGAACGCCTCCGCCGCGCTCGCCTCGGGCGTCAACCCGAAGAAGATGGTCATCTCGGCGATGGTGCTGTCCGGCGCCATCGCGGGGCTGATCGGCCTGCCGGAGATCCTGGGCGACAAGCACAACTTCGGCTCCAACTTCACGCCGGGCCTCGGCTTCCTCGGCATCGCGGTCGCACTGCTGGGCCGCAACAGGCCGGCCGGCATCGCGGTGGCCGCGCTGCTGTTCGGCTTCCTCGACCGGGCGCAGGGTCCGCTGCAGTTCGCGAACGTGCCGCCCTCGGTCATCGCGATCATGCAGGGCGTGATCGTGCTGCTGGTGGTGGTCGCGAACGAGATCACGAGCCGGATGGCGCTGCGCCGCGAGGAGCGGCGGGCCGCACAGCAGCTCGGCCGGAACACTCCCGTTGAGGTGGCAGCATGA
- a CDS encoding ABC transporter permease, with amino-acid sequence MTTVAGTRVRKYHLALIGVAVLILLMSLVRVISGQNDITSSGTFAAALMLSVPIGLAGLGGLWAERAGVVNIGLEGMMVLGTWFAGWAGYQWGPVAALVAGLLAGAVGGLIHAVATVTFGVDHIISGVAINLLGPGVTRFLSEVLYKEGTPAGEAGAGITTSPPLKGEGIDVSLPFLSSGPDLLGSLERTHWFLLSDLAGILRGLTHGVNVLVILAVLMLPLTFFVLWNTAFGLRLRSAGENPWAAESLGVNVYLIKYVAVVISGAFAGLGGVFLVFVSTKYVEGQTGGRGFIGLAAMIFGNWRPGGLAGGAALFGYADGLQLRSSGAVTSFLLFGAVLLLIYIGLRIRAMLAPVQTEVAVTGSTRDYTLLAGAAAGAIVLVWLWMTVDKLPNEFVYITPHVLTLLVLLVASQRLRMPKADGVRYRRGEQH; translated from the coding sequence ATGACGACCGTCGCAGGCACCCGGGTCAGGAAGTACCACCTGGCGCTCATCGGCGTCGCCGTGCTCATCCTGCTCATGTCGCTGGTCAGGGTGATATCCGGTCAGAACGACATCACCTCGTCCGGCACGTTCGCGGCGGCGCTGATGCTGTCGGTGCCGATCGGCCTGGCGGGCCTCGGCGGGCTGTGGGCGGAGCGGGCCGGCGTGGTCAACATCGGCCTCGAAGGCATGATGGTGCTCGGCACCTGGTTCGCCGGGTGGGCCGGCTACCAGTGGGGCCCCGTGGCCGCCCTCGTCGCGGGCCTGCTCGCGGGCGCCGTGGGCGGGCTCATCCACGCCGTGGCGACCGTGACGTTCGGCGTCGACCACATCATCAGCGGCGTCGCCATCAACCTGCTCGGCCCCGGCGTCACCCGTTTCCTGTCCGAGGTGCTCTACAAGGAGGGCACCCCGGCCGGCGAGGCGGGCGCGGGCATCACCACCTCGCCGCCGCTGAAGGGCGAGGGGATCGACGTCAGCCTGCCGTTCCTGTCGTCCGGCCCCGACCTGCTGGGCAGCCTGGAGCGCACGCACTGGTTCCTGCTGTCCGACCTCGCGGGCATCCTGCGCGGGCTCACGCACGGGGTGAACGTGCTGGTCATCCTGGCCGTGCTGATGCTGCCGCTGACGTTCTTCGTGCTCTGGAACACGGCGTTCGGGCTGCGGCTGCGCTCGGCCGGCGAGAACCCGTGGGCGGCCGAGTCGCTGGGCGTCAACGTCTATCTGATCAAGTACGTCGCGGTCGTCATCTCGGGCGCGTTCGCCGGCCTCGGCGGCGTCTTCCTGGTGTTCGTCAGCACGAAATATGTCGAGGGGCAGACCGGGGGCCGCGGCTTCATCGGCCTGGCCGCGATGATCTTCGGCAACTGGCGGCCCGGCGGCCTGGCCGGCGGCGCCGCGCTGTTCGGCTACGCCGACGGCCTGCAACTGCGCAGCTCCGGCGCCGTCACCTCGTTCCTGCTCTTCGGCGCGGTGCTGCTGCTGATCTACATCGGCCTCCGGATCCGCGCGATGCTCGCACCCGTGCAGACCGAGGTGGCCGTCACCGGGAGCACTCGGGACTACACGCTGCTGGCCGGCGCCGCCGCGGGCGCGATCGTGCTGGTCTGGCTCTGGATGACGGTCGACAAGCTGCCGAACGAGTTCGTCTACATCACACCACACGTGCTCACGCTGCTCGTGCTGCTCGTGGCCTCGCAACGGCTGCGGATGCCGAAGGCCGACGGCGTGCGCTACCGCCGGGGGGAACAGCACTGA
- a CDS encoding cytidine deaminase: protein MTIDWDGLRAQATEAMHQAYAPYSKFPVGAAALVDDGRTVTGCNVENASYGLGLCAECGLVSALHASGGGRLVAFTCVDGHGELLMPCGRCRQLLFEFGGRDLLVETVDGPKPMAEILPYAFGPDDLSRTS from the coding sequence ATGACCATCGATTGGGACGGCCTGCGGGCCCAGGCGACCGAGGCCATGCACCAGGCCTACGCCCCCTACTCCAAGTTCCCGGTCGGCGCCGCCGCCCTGGTGGACGACGGCCGGACCGTCACCGGCTGCAACGTCGAGAACGCCTCCTACGGGCTCGGCCTGTGCGCCGAGTGCGGCCTGGTCTCGGCGCTGCACGCCTCCGGCGGCGGCCGGCTGGTGGCCTTCACCTGCGTCGACGGCCACGGCGAGCTGCTCATGCCGTGCGGGCGCTGCCGCCAGCTCCTCTTCGAGTTCGGCGGTCGCGACCTGCTGGTCGAGACCGTGGACGGCCCCAAGCCGATGGCCGAGATCCTGCCGTACGCCTTCGGCCCCGACGACCTGTCCAGGACGTCCTGA
- a CDS encoding thymidine phosphorylase, which translates to MDVIEVIVAKRDSGELSTGQIDWVIDAYTRGVVADEQMSSLAMAILLNGMNRREIADWTQAMIRSGERMDWSALDRPTADKHSTGGVGDKITLPLAPLVAACGAYVPQLSGRGLGHTGGTLDKLESIPGWRASLSNDEMLAVLREAGAVVCAAGSGLAPADKKLYALRDVTGTVESIPLIASSIMSKKIAEGTGSLVLDVKVGSGAFMKTVERARELAETMVALGTDAGVRTVALLTAMDRPLGRAVGNALEVEESVEVLAGGGPSDVVELTVRLAREMLEAAGIAGGKDPAEALKDGSAMDAWRRMIAAQGGDPDAPLPRAAETTTVAAPASGVLTRLDAYAVGLAAWRLGAGRARKEDPVSFGAGIVLHAKPGDEVRAGEPLMTLHADEPERFGRALAALEGGYEVGAAGQDLLPLVIDRITA; encoded by the coding sequence ATGGACGTCATCGAGGTCATCGTCGCCAAGCGCGACTCCGGCGAGCTGTCGACCGGGCAGATCGACTGGGTGATCGACGCCTACACGCGGGGCGTGGTCGCCGACGAGCAGATGTCGTCGCTGGCCATGGCGATCCTGCTCAACGGCATGAACCGGCGCGAGATCGCCGACTGGACCCAGGCGATGATCCGCTCCGGCGAGCGGATGGACTGGTCGGCGCTCGACCGGCCCACCGCCGACAAGCACTCCACGGGCGGCGTCGGCGACAAGATCACCCTGCCGCTGGCACCGCTGGTGGCGGCGTGCGGCGCGTACGTGCCGCAGCTTTCGGGGCGCGGGCTCGGCCACACCGGCGGCACGCTGGACAAGCTGGAGTCGATTCCCGGCTGGCGCGCCTCGCTCTCCAACGACGAGATGCTGGCGGTGCTGCGCGAGGCGGGCGCCGTCGTGTGCGCGGCCGGCTCGGGCCTCGCGCCCGCCGACAAGAAGCTGTACGCGCTGCGCGACGTCACCGGCACGGTCGAGTCGATCCCGCTGATCGCCTCCTCCATCATGTCGAAGAAGATCGCCGAGGGCACCGGCTCGCTCGTGCTCGACGTCAAGGTGGGCTCTGGGGCGTTCATGAAGACCGTGGAGCGGGCCCGCGAGCTGGCCGAGACCATGGTGGCCCTCGGCACGGACGCGGGCGTGCGCACGGTGGCGCTGCTGACGGCCATGGACCGGCCGCTCGGCCGGGCCGTGGGCAACGCGCTGGAGGTCGAGGAGTCGGTCGAGGTGCTCGCCGGCGGCGGCCCGTCCGACGTCGTGGAACTCACCGTGCGGCTGGCGCGCGAGATGCTGGAGGCCGCCGGGATCGCGGGCGGCAAGGACCCGGCGGAGGCGCTCAAGGACGGCTCGGCCATGGACGCCTGGCGTCGCATGATCGCCGCGCAGGGCGGCGACCCGGACGCGCCGCTGCCGCGGGCGGCCGAGACGACGACCGTGGCGGCGCCGGCGTCCGGGGTGCTGACCCGGCTCGACGCCTACGCCGTGGGCCTGGCCGCCTGGCGGCTGGGTGCCGGGCGGGCCCGCAAGGAGGACCCGGTGTCCTTCGGCGCGGGCATCGTGCTGCACGCCAAGCCCGGGGACGAGGTGCGGGCAGGGGAGCCGCTGATGACGCTGCACGCCGACGAGCCGGAGCGGTTCGGGCGGGCGCTGGCGGCGCTGGAGGGCGGCTACGAGGTCGGGGCGGCGGGGCAGGATCTGCTGCCGCTGGTCATCGACCGGATCACGGCCTAG
- a CDS encoding MarR family winged helix-turn-helix transcriptional regulator, translating into MDEEFVKTWHYVLAKHAKAVCSLERELGDKHGLGASEFEVLDRIVGHDRKLRLQELCDEVHLSQSALSRVVARLEKSGLVTRGVCDSDRRGVFVCITAEGRARHGEALPTQRAVLADVFSDALVP; encoded by the coding sequence ATGGACGAGGAGTTCGTCAAGACCTGGCACTACGTCCTGGCCAAACATGCCAAGGCCGTGTGCTCGCTCGAACGTGAGCTCGGCGACAAGCACGGGCTGGGCGCGAGCGAGTTCGAGGTGCTCGACCGCATCGTCGGCCACGACCGCAAGCTCCGGCTCCAGGAACTGTGCGACGAGGTCCACCTCAGCCAGAGCGCCCTGTCCCGCGTCGTCGCCCGCCTGGAGAAGTCCGGGCTCGTCACGCGCGGCGTCTGCGACTCCGACCGGCGCGGCGTCTTCGTCTGCATCACGGCCGAGGGACGTGCCCGCCACGGCGAGGCTCTCCCGACGCAGCGCGCCGTCCTCGCCGACGTCTTCTCCGACGCCCTCGTCCCCTAG
- a CDS encoding MFS transporter, whose translation MSSSSSRWGALAVLCAVIFLDALDVSMVGVALPSIQHDLGLSTSSLQWVVSGYVLGYGGLLLLGGRTADLLGRRRVFLVALGVFAVASLLGGLVDDGTLLIIARFVKGVGAAFTAPAALSIITTTFPEGPLRNKALSIFTASGASGYSLGLVFSGLLTEIGWRWTLLMPVPVAIIALVAALKVLPRGAEERAEGGHDLLGAVLITASMLLLVFTVVQAPEAGWTSLRTVGSLVATAALLGLFVFAELRMRHPLVRLGILRSGSLVRANLGLLILMGSYVAFQFVAMQYFQNLLGWSALGTALAFLPAGLLVAVTSTKMGDFADRFGTGKLIVVGAAALAGGYALFLGIDETPSLGGLVIPGMLLLGVAFALSFPALNIQATNGVDDDEQGLASGLLNTSGQVGGAIVLAVVTAVLTSEGGGGLSIGALRAAIVVSLILALVGLGISAFGLRSRRAAVAVEEQVEEQVEGQKARAYEIV comes from the coding sequence ATGTCCTCTTCCTCATCCCGCTGGGGCGCGCTCGCCGTGCTCTGCGCAGTGATCTTCCTTGATGCCCTGGACGTGTCGATGGTCGGTGTGGCACTGCCCTCCATCCAGCACGACCTGGGGCTTTCCACCTCTTCCTTGCAGTGGGTTGTCAGCGGTTACGTGCTCGGTTACGGCGGTCTTCTGTTGCTCGGGGGCAGGACCGCCGACCTGCTCGGGCGGCGCAGGGTGTTCCTGGTCGCGCTGGGCGTCTTCGCCGTGGCGTCGTTGCTGGGCGGTCTGGTGGACGACGGGACCCTGTTGATCATTGCCCGGTTCGTCAAGGGCGTGGGCGCCGCCTTCACCGCGCCGGCGGCCCTTTCGATCATCACCACCACGTTCCCCGAGGGTCCGCTGCGGAACAAGGCGCTGAGCATCTTCACCGCCTCCGGCGCCAGCGGCTACTCGCTGGGCCTGGTGTTCTCCGGTCTGCTGACCGAGATCGGCTGGCGCTGGACGTTGCTGATGCCCGTGCCCGTCGCCATCATCGCGCTGGTGGCCGCGCTCAAGGTGCTGCCGCGCGGCGCCGAGGAGCGCGCCGAGGGCGGCCACGACCTGCTGGGCGCCGTGCTGATCACCGCGTCGATGCTGCTGCTCGTCTTCACCGTCGTGCAGGCGCCCGAGGCCGGCTGGACCTCGCTGCGCACCGTCGGCTCGCTGGTCGCGACCGCCGCGCTGCTCGGGCTGTTCGTCTTCGCCGAGCTGCGGATGAGGCACCCGCTGGTGCGGCTCGGCATCCTGCGCTCCGGCTCGCTGGTGCGGGCCAACCTGGGCCTGCTCATCCTCATGGGCTCGTACGTGGCCTTCCAGTTCGTGGCCATGCAGTACTTCCAGAACCTGCTCGGCTGGTCGGCCCTCGGCACCGCCCTGGCGTTCCTGCCCGCCGGCCTGCTGGTCGCGGTCACCTCGACCAAGATGGGCGACTTCGCCGACCGGTTCGGCACCGGCAAGCTGATCGTGGTCGGCGCCGCCGCGCTGGCCGGCGGCTACGCCCTGTTCCTCGGCATCGACGAGACGCCGAGCCTGGGCGGCCTGGTCATCCCCGGCATGCTGCTGCTGGGCGTGGCGTTCGCGCTGTCGTTCCCCGCGCTGAACATCCAGGCCACCAACGGCGTTGACGACGACGAGCAGGGCCTGGCCTCCGGGCTGCTCAACACCTCCGGCCAGGTCGGCGGCGCGATCGTGCTCGCCGTGGTCACCGCGGTGCTCACCTCCGAAGGGGGCGGCGGCCTGTCGATCGGGGCGCTGCGCGCGGCCATCGTCGTGTCGCTGATCCTCGCCCTGGTCGGTCTCGGCATCTCCGCCTTCGGGCTGCGCTCCCGCCGCGCGGCCGTCGCGGTGGAGGAGCAGGTCGAGGAGCAGGTGGAGGGCCAGAAGGCTCGGGCGTACGAGATCGTCTGA